Proteins encoded within one genomic window of Halomonas sp. YLGW01:
- a CDS encoding autotransporter assembly complex family protein, translating into MRLPRTWQRAWHRPWRWSLAGLCLSAATAAQALDVEIEGLEGPAADNVVLYLEGIEPSQYREERLRAQVRNQALEAMRVFGYYDPSVAIRFTGDPIEEATLAITPGPRVTITVLDLSITGDAQQDEAFDDVLADPGLEVGDPLEHAPYDSLRGKLSSLALQRGYFDADFPTRRMEVRPWEQSARIYLHLASGPRYRFGDIDIQGSQIDEDRLRMMLPFESGDPYLAGQLALYNQRLSQSNWFSSISVHPRLDNASDLALEPPSGRALAPWWQEVELDGESAARQAEREEADRIAQQALLAASRLYPDQRHEVPVDVTLVPADRHQFEVGIGYATDVGPRTRFSWTQPWMNSAGHSLSNELFLSAPEQEFSGEYLIPLENPLRDSYAINYGFQQVDNEDTNSLEISAEVSRRWKFDNGWTQDLFVRTTYEDYTQADEEDQVLLYYPGISWSRTRSRNPIFPTWGDRQRLALAYSDTVWGSDATFLRATLDTQWLRMIGNDNRFIARTGLGAIQTNDFDKIPPSLRFFAGGDRSVRGYSYESLSPENDDGELVGGRHLLTAGLEAQRRITGDWWGAAFVDTGNAFNAWSALEVKTGAGLGIRWVSPVGPIRFDVAHPYDDEDNDYRIHFSIGPEF; encoded by the coding sequence ATGCGCCTGCCGCGAACATGGCAAAGGGCCTGGCACCGTCCATGGCGATGGAGCCTTGCGGGCCTTTGTCTGAGCGCGGCCACGGCGGCCCAGGCGCTGGACGTGGAGATCGAGGGGCTCGAGGGGCCGGCCGCGGACAATGTGGTGCTCTATCTGGAGGGCATCGAGCCGTCCCAGTATCGCGAAGAACGGTTGCGTGCCCAGGTCCGCAATCAGGCTCTCGAGGCCATGCGCGTCTTTGGCTACTACGACCCAAGCGTCGCGATTCGCTTCACGGGCGACCCCATCGAGGAAGCCACGCTTGCTATCACGCCAGGGCCGAGGGTCACGATCACCGTCCTGGATCTGTCGATCACAGGCGATGCACAGCAGGACGAGGCCTTCGACGACGTACTGGCCGACCCGGGACTCGAGGTCGGTGACCCGCTGGAACATGCCCCATACGACAGCCTGCGCGGCAAGCTGTCATCGCTTGCCCTGCAGCGGGGCTATTTCGATGCCGACTTTCCGACCCGACGCATGGAGGTGCGCCCCTGGGAGCAGAGCGCACGCATCTACCTGCACCTGGCCAGCGGTCCTCGCTACCGTTTCGGTGACATCGATATCCAGGGCAGCCAGATCGACGAGGATCGCCTGCGCATGATGCTGCCCTTCGAGTCCGGCGATCCATATCTGGCGGGGCAACTGGCGCTATACAACCAGCGGCTGTCCCAGAGCAACTGGTTCTCCTCGATCAGTGTGCACCCGCGGCTGGACAATGCCTCCGATCTGGCACTGGAACCGCCCTCGGGGCGGGCTCTGGCCCCCTGGTGGCAAGAGGTCGAGCTGGATGGCGAGAGCGCCGCACGACAGGCCGAAAGAGAAGAGGCCGATCGCATCGCCCAGCAGGCGCTACTCGCCGCGAGCCGCCTCTATCCGGATCAGCGTCACGAAGTCCCGGTGGATGTCACCCTGGTGCCAGCCGACCGCCATCAGTTCGAGGTCGGTATCGGCTATGCCACCGACGTGGGGCCGCGTACCCGGTTTTCATGGACGCAGCCCTGGATGAACAGCGCGGGTCATAGCCTGAGCAATGAGCTGTTCCTCTCCGCACCGGAACAAGAGTTCTCCGGCGAGTATCTGATCCCGCTCGAGAACCCGCTGCGTGACAGCTATGCCATCAACTACGGCTTCCAGCAGGTCGACAACGAAGACACCAATAGCCTGGAGATATCGGCGGAAGTGTCGCGACGCTGGAAGTTCGACAACGGCTGGACCCAGGATCTGTTCGTGCGGACCACCTACGAGGATTACACCCAGGCCGACGAGGAAGATCAGGTCCTGCTGTATTACCCAGGCATCAGCTGGTCACGCACCCGTAGCCGTAATCCCATTTTCCCGACCTGGGGGGATCGTCAGCGGCTGGCCCTGGCGTATTCGGACACCGTCTGGGGATCGGATGCCACCTTCCTGAGGGCGACCCTCGATACCCAGTGGCTGCGCATGATCGGCAACGACAATCGCTTTATCGCGCGGACAGGCCTGGGCGCTATCCAGACCAACGACTTCGACAAGATACCGCCTTCCCTGCGCTTCTTCGCAGGTGGTGATCGCAGCGTGCGCGGCTATTCCTATGAAAGCCTGTCTCCCGAGAACGATGACGGGGAACTGGTCGGCGGCCGGCATCTGTTGACGGCCGGGCTCGAGGCGCAGCGCCGGATCACCGGCGACTGGTGGGGCGCGGCCTTCGTCGACACGGGTAACGCCTTCAACGCCTGGTCGGCCCTCGAGGTGAAGACCGGCGCAGGCCTCGGGATCCGCTGGGTTTCGCCGGTGGGCCCGATTCGCTTCGATGTGGCCCACCCCTATGACGACGAGGACAACGACTATCGCATTCACTTCTCCATCGGCCCGGAGTTCTAA
- a CDS encoding Fe-Mn family superoxide dismutase: MAFELPALPYEMNALEPHISAETLEYHYGKHHQTYVTKLNQMTDGTDDANKSLEEIIKSSSGGLFNQAAQVWNHTFYWHCLSPNGGGEPTGALAEAINAKFGSFAEFKEAFNAKAAGNFGSGWTWLIKTDDGGVDIVNTDDADTPVAHGQTPLLTIDVWEHAYYIDYRNARPKYLENVWKILNWDFVAQNFA; this comes from the coding sequence ATGGCATTCGAACTACCCGCCCTGCCGTACGAAATGAACGCGCTTGAACCGCACATTTCTGCCGAGACTCTGGAATACCATTACGGCAAGCACCACCAGACCTACGTGACCAAGCTCAACCAGATGACCGATGGCACCGACGATGCCAACAAGTCTCTGGAAGAAATCATCAAGTCTTCCTCCGGCGGTCTCTTCAACCAGGCGGCTCAGGTCTGGAACCACACCTTCTACTGGCACTGCCTGTCGCCGAACGGCGGTGGCGAGCCGACCGGCGCGCTGGCCGAGGCCATCAACGCCAAGTTTGGTTCTTTCGCCGAGTTCAAGGAAGCCTTCAATGCCAAGGCCGCGGGCAACTTCGGTTCCGGCTGGACCTGGCTGATCAAGACCGACGACGGCGGCGTGGACATCGTCAACACCGATGATGCCGACACTCCGGTCGCGCATGGCCAGACACCGCTGCTGACGATCGATGTGTGGGAGCACGCCTACTACATCGACTACCGCAACGCGCGTCCGAAGTACCTCGAGAACGTGTGGAAGATCCTCAACTGGGACTTCGTTGCGCAGAACTTCGCGTAA
- a CDS encoding alcohol dehydrogenase family protein has protein sequence MKAVVTTGTGDYDKLDYRDVPIPTPGQGEVLIKVLAAGINNTEINTRLGWYSSSVTDATDAVACSEVDAPIEDGGWNAQTPFPFIQGTDCCGVVVQAGPGVAPGLVDQRVLVRSCMRTRGFEHWDNQWMGSDFDGAFAQYVKVPAGEVFAVECDWSDAELGSLPCAYGTSENMLVRAELSPGETVLITGASGGVGSATVQLAKRRGARVIAVADASKHERLREVGADQLFDRGADLLAELGAESVDLVVDNVAGAHFPVMLKLLRRGARLVSSGAIAGPMVSLDMRELYLKDVRLIGTTAWDAEVFPNLVSYIERNEIRPLVARTYALCDIVAAQQEFLTKRHVGKFVLLPWQD, from the coding sequence ATGAAGGCTGTGGTCACCACCGGTACCGGTGATTACGACAAGCTGGACTATCGAGACGTTCCCATTCCCACGCCGGGACAAGGTGAAGTGTTGATCAAGGTGCTGGCGGCGGGCATCAACAATACCGAGATCAATACTCGCCTCGGGTGGTACTCGTCGTCCGTGACGGATGCCACCGATGCCGTGGCCTGCAGCGAGGTCGATGCGCCTATCGAGGATGGCGGCTGGAATGCGCAGACCCCCTTCCCCTTCATTCAGGGTACTGACTGCTGCGGTGTCGTGGTTCAGGCGGGCCCCGGTGTCGCTCCCGGCCTGGTCGATCAACGGGTGCTGGTCCGCTCCTGCATGCGCACCCGGGGGTTCGAGCACTGGGACAATCAGTGGATGGGGTCCGATTTCGATGGCGCCTTTGCCCAATACGTCAAGGTGCCGGCAGGCGAAGTGTTTGCCGTCGAGTGCGACTGGTCCGATGCGGAGCTAGGCAGCCTTCCCTGCGCCTATGGCACTTCGGAAAACATGCTGGTTCGCGCCGAGCTGTCGCCAGGCGAGACGGTCCTGATTACCGGTGCGTCGGGAGGCGTGGGGTCGGCTACCGTTCAACTGGCCAAGCGCCGTGGGGCCAGGGTCATTGCCGTGGCGGACGCGAGCAAGCATGAACGGCTCCGGGAGGTCGGCGCCGATCAACTGTTTGACCGTGGTGCCGACCTGCTCGCGGAGCTGGGCGCCGAATCCGTCGACCTGGTGGTGGACAACGTGGCCGGCGCGCACTTCCCCGTCATGCTGAAGCTGCTCAGGCGCGGCGCTCGCCTGGTGTCTTCGGGGGCGATTGCCGGCCCGATGGTGTCACTGGACATGCGCGAGCTCTATCTCAAGGACGTGCGCCTGATCGGCACCACGGCCTGGGACGCCGAGGTATTCCCGAACCTGGTGAGCTATATCGAGCGCAATGAGATTCGCCCGCTGGTCGCCAGGACCTATGCCCTATGCGATATCGTGGCGGCCCAGCAGGAGTTCCTGACCAAGCGACATGTCGGAAAGTTCGTGCTGCTCCCCTGGCAGGATTAA
- a CDS encoding nucleotide sugar dehydrogenase gives MRVVVQGSELAAATAAAALASVGHRVSWRPHPDQPWAILQRADWLTREPELLAQLEAACREGALTVLEEEQGANVPAEAADVDVLWLALAPDQRQSALKAVEELAASQAAPLVVINNSTFPVGETELLESLLGHAGQVAVALPDMLEEGRAWQVFTRPVRWLLGSEDAQATEQVRELLRAFNRRSEVFQCMPRRAAELSKLAINGMLATRISYMNDIAGLADTLGVDVEHVRQGMGADPRIGYEYLYPGCGFGGPNFSRDLMRLADVQSASGRGSALLGQVLDINEHKKETLFRKLWAYFQGQLEGRVVAIWGAAFKPGTARIDHAPVIPLLEALWAQGIHVRLHDPAALPALREAVGDHPQLTLCEGDPYEACTDADALMLVTEWKCYWNPDWRLLGQLLKERLILDGRNIFDPDYVAGRGLVYRGIGRRADP, from the coding sequence ATGCGCGTTGTCGTACAGGGAAGTGAGCTTGCGGCCGCAACGGCGGCGGCAGCCTTGGCCAGCGTCGGACATCGCGTGAGCTGGCGGCCCCATCCCGATCAGCCCTGGGCGATACTCCAGCGGGCCGACTGGCTGACCCGTGAGCCGGAGCTGCTCGCGCAGCTGGAGGCCGCCTGCCGCGAGGGAGCCCTGACGGTTCTGGAGGAAGAGCAAGGGGCGAACGTACCCGCAGAGGCGGCCGACGTCGATGTGCTGTGGCTTGCCCTGGCGCCGGATCAGCGCCAGTCGGCCCTGAAGGCCGTCGAGGAGCTAGCGGCCAGCCAGGCGGCGCCGCTGGTGGTGATCAACAACTCGACCTTTCCGGTGGGGGAGACCGAGCTGCTGGAATCGCTGCTGGGCCATGCCGGCCAGGTCGCCGTGGCTCTGCCGGATATGCTCGAGGAAGGGCGTGCCTGGCAGGTCTTCACCCGTCCGGTGCGCTGGCTGCTGGGCAGCGAGGATGCCCAGGCCACCGAGCAGGTGCGCGAACTGCTGCGCGCCTTCAACCGGCGCAGCGAAGTCTTCCAATGCATGCCTCGACGCGCCGCCGAGCTGAGCAAGCTGGCCATCAACGGCATGCTCGCGACCCGCATCAGCTACATGAACGATATCGCCGGCTTGGCCGATACCCTCGGGGTCGACGTCGAACATGTCCGCCAGGGCATGGGGGCCGATCCCCGCATCGGTTACGAGTATCTGTACCCGGGCTGTGGCTTCGGTGGACCGAATTTCTCCCGTGACCTGATGCGACTGGCGGATGTCCAATCGGCCAGCGGTCGCGGATCGGCACTGCTTGGCCAGGTGCTCGACATCAACGAGCACAAGAAGGAGACCCTCTTCCGCAAGCTGTGGGCCTACTTCCAGGGCCAGCTGGAGGGGCGGGTCGTCGCCATCTGGGGCGCGGCCTTCAAACCCGGCACGGCGCGCATCGATCATGCGCCGGTGATCCCCCTGCTCGAGGCTCTGTGGGCACAGGGCATCCATGTGCGCCTGCATGATCCGGCCGCCCTGCCCGCCCTGCGAGAGGCGGTGGGGGATCATCCGCAGCTCACGCTCTGTGAAGGTGATCCTTACGAGGCCTGTACGGACGCCGATGCGCTGATGCTGGTCACCGAGTGGAAATGCTACTGGAATCCCGATTGGCGTCTGCTGGGGCAACTGCTGAAGGAACGGCTCATCCTCGATGGCCGCAATATCTTCGACCCCGATTACGTGGCGGGGCGCGGCCTCGTCTACCGGGGGATCGGGCGGCGTGCCGATCCCTGA
- the galU gene encoding UTP--glucose-1-phosphate uridylyltransferase GalU codes for MIRKAVLPVAGLGTRCLPASKAIPKEMITIVDKPVIQYVVEEAVAAGIKEIVLVTHSSKGAIENHFDKHFELETTLEAKGKHELLEELRNIIPDDVKIISVRQPEPLGLGHAVLCARPIIGDDEPFTVLLPDVLVDGQGLERNDLAGMIEAYEKNGQAQIMVENVPRDMTHKYGIVDLDGETPEAGKAAPMASVVEKPAVEEAPSTLAVIGRYLLPGAIFPLLAETRPGAGGEIQLTDAIDTLIAREGVQAYRMQGATYDCGHQLGYLEAILAFAKRHPKFGAGFQDLMQRYAAEE; via the coding sequence ATGATTCGCAAGGCTGTGTTGCCCGTCGCCGGACTAGGAACCCGTTGCCTGCCGGCCTCCAAGGCCATTCCCAAGGAAATGATCACCATCGTCGATAAGCCGGTGATCCAGTATGTAGTCGAGGAAGCCGTGGCCGCCGGCATCAAGGAAATCGTGCTGGTCACCCACTCGAGCAAGGGCGCCATCGAGAACCACTTCGACAAGCATTTCGAGCTGGAGACCACCCTGGAGGCCAAAGGCAAGCACGAGCTGCTCGAGGAGCTGCGCAATATCATTCCCGATGACGTCAAGATCATCAGCGTGCGCCAGCCCGAGCCGCTGGGCCTGGGCCATGCGGTGCTCTGCGCCCGCCCCATCATCGGCGATGACGAGCCCTTCACCGTGCTGCTGCCCGATGTGCTGGTCGATGGCCAGGGCCTTGAGCGCAACGACCTGGCCGGCATGATCGAGGCGTATGAGAAAAACGGCCAAGCACAGATCATGGTCGAAAACGTGCCCAGGGACATGACCCACAAGTACGGCATCGTGGATCTCGACGGCGAGACGCCCGAAGCGGGCAAGGCGGCCCCGATGGCAAGCGTCGTCGAAAAGCCTGCCGTGGAGGAGGCGCCCTCGACGCTTGCCGTGATCGGTCGCTACCTGCTGCCGGGCGCCATCTTCCCGCTACTGGCCGAGACACGTCCCGGTGCGGGCGGCGAGATCCAGCTGACCGATGCCATCGACACCCTGATCGCTCGAGAGGGGGTGCAGGCGTATCGCATGCAGGGCGCTACCTATGATTGTGGCCACCAGCTCGGCTATCTCGAGGCCATCCTGGCCTTCGCCAAGCGCCACCCCAAGTTCGGGGCCGGCTTCCAGGATCTGATGCAGCGCTACGCCGCCGAGGAATAA
- the mtnA gene encoding S-methyl-5-thioribose-1-phosphate isomerase, which translates to MAPLTPIRWCDDDTLELLDQRWLPSRQETLRIDSADAAAEAITAMVVRGAPAIGITAAYGVVLAAQQATGPNWPEAMAAAIQRLAASRPTAINLFWALKRMKAIVETHRHAAAAPVEALLEAARDIQRQDLADCLAMGEHGADLLAREAPGAVMTHCNTGALATGGHGTALGVIRTAWDRGLISRVHANETRPWLQGARLTAWELAQEQIPVTLAVDSAASQLMARGEIGWLIVGADRITANGDVANKIGTLALAVQARHFGVRVMVVAPTSTFDLSLESGADIPIETRDARELTHQGERAVAPVGIDVYNPVFDVTPAGLIDAIVCEKGVIEAPDRLRLADLLATASPRPTP; encoded by the coding sequence ATGGCCCCCCTGACCCCGATTCGCTGGTGCGATGATGATACTCTCGAGCTATTGGACCAACGCTGGCTGCCGAGTCGTCAGGAGACGCTGAGGATCGACAGCGCCGACGCGGCCGCCGAGGCGATTACCGCCATGGTCGTGCGCGGCGCTCCGGCGATCGGCATCACCGCCGCCTACGGTGTAGTGCTGGCGGCGCAACAGGCCACGGGACCGAACTGGCCCGAGGCAATGGCCGCGGCCATCCAGCGGCTGGCGGCATCGCGGCCCACGGCCATCAACCTGTTCTGGGCCCTTAAGCGCATGAAGGCCATCGTCGAGACACACCGCCATGCCGCGGCGGCACCGGTCGAAGCACTGCTGGAGGCCGCTCGGGACATCCAGCGTCAGGATCTCGCCGACTGCCTGGCCATGGGCGAGCATGGCGCCGACCTGCTGGCCCGCGAAGCCCCCGGGGCGGTGATGACCCACTGCAATACCGGGGCGCTGGCGACCGGGGGCCATGGCACGGCGCTCGGGGTCATTCGCACGGCCTGGGACCGGGGCTTGATCAGCCGGGTGCATGCCAACGAGACGCGTCCCTGGCTGCAGGGTGCTCGCCTGACCGCCTGGGAGCTGGCACAGGAGCAGATTCCCGTGACCCTGGCCGTGGACTCCGCGGCTTCCCAGTTGATGGCTCGTGGCGAGATCGGCTGGCTGATCGTCGGCGCCGATCGCATCACCGCCAATGGTGATGTCGCCAACAAGATCGGCACCCTTGCCCTGGCGGTACAGGCACGACATTTCGGCGTCAGGGTGATGGTGGTGGCCCCGACCAGCACCTTCGATTTGAGCCTCGAGAGCGGCGCCGACATCCCCATCGAGACCCGTGACGCCCGGGAGCTGACTCACCAGGGCGAGAGAGCCGTGGCACCCGTCGGCATCGATGTCTACAACCCGGTGTTCGATGTCACCCCGGCCGGGCTGATCGACGCCATCGTCTGCGAGAAGGGCGTCATCGAAGCACCGGATCGCCTGCGTCTCGCCGACCTGCTGGCGACGGCATCTCCCCGGCCCACCCCGTGA
- a CDS encoding TRZ/ATZ family hydrolase, protein MPFQAPRDVELVIEARWILPMSDGLPTLEHHAIAIDAGRLLGPWPIDEASNHVRASRTLRLPHHALLPGLINAHNHAGMSLMRGFADDLPLMTWLNEHIWPAEAAHVNPDFVAAGTRLACAEMIASGTTTFADMYLAPEAVVPVVEEAGMRAQLCTPLIDFPTPWSRDFESGVRQTEALKARLGDHALISLAFGPHAPYTVGDSSLARLREAHEQLGLPIQMHVHETRDEVEQGLANDGKRPLRRLSDAGLLGPHFQAVHMTQVDDEDLALLRESNTAVVHCPQSNLKLASGFCPVARLQAAGINVALGTDGAASNNDLDMFDEMKTAALLAKGVSGDAAALPAMAALAMATRDGARALGMQERRGQLAEGFDADLIAVDLEALTSVPVHHPASAVVYAVQSRQVSHAWVAGKARLTDGELVGLDRDALIHEARHYEKTMRDA, encoded by the coding sequence ATGCCATTTCAAGCACCGCGTGACGTCGAGCTCGTGATCGAGGCGCGCTGGATCCTGCCGATGAGTGATGGCCTGCCGACCCTCGAGCATCACGCCATCGCCATCGATGCCGGCCGCCTGCTGGGCCCCTGGCCGATCGACGAGGCGTCGAACCATGTTCGCGCGTCGCGCACCCTGCGTCTGCCGCATCATGCCCTGCTCCCAGGGCTGATCAATGCCCACAACCATGCCGGCATGAGTCTGATGCGCGGCTTTGCCGACGACCTGCCGCTGATGACCTGGCTCAACGAGCACATCTGGCCGGCGGAAGCCGCGCATGTGAATCCGGACTTCGTGGCCGCCGGCACGCGGCTGGCCTGTGCCGAGATGATCGCCTCCGGCACCACTACCTTTGCCGACATGTACCTGGCACCAGAAGCGGTGGTCCCCGTGGTCGAGGAGGCCGGCATGCGCGCCCAGCTCTGCACACCGCTGATCGACTTCCCGACCCCCTGGTCCCGGGACTTCGAGAGCGGCGTTCGCCAGACCGAGGCGCTCAAGGCGCGGCTGGGAGATCATGCGCTGATCTCGCTGGCCTTCGGTCCCCATGCGCCCTATACGGTGGGCGATTCCAGCCTCGCCCGGCTGCGGGAGGCCCACGAGCAGCTTGGCCTGCCGATCCAGATGCACGTCCATGAAACCCGCGACGAGGTCGAGCAGGGGCTCGCCAATGACGGCAAGCGTCCGCTGCGCCGGCTGTCCGACGCGGGCCTGCTCGGCCCGCATTTTCAGGCGGTCCACATGACCCAGGTCGATGACGAGGACCTGGCGCTGCTGAGGGAGAGCAACACCGCCGTCGTTCACTGCCCGCAGTCGAACCTAAAGCTCGCCAGCGGCTTCTGCCCGGTGGCGAGGCTTCAGGCCGCCGGCATCAACGTGGCACTCGGCACCGACGGTGCGGCGAGCAACAACGACCTGGACATGTTCGATGAAATGAAGACCGCGGCTCTGCTGGCCAAGGGCGTCAGCGGTGATGCCGCCGCCCTGCCGGCCATGGCGGCACTGGCCATGGCGACCCGCGACGGCGCCCGTGCACTGGGCATGCAAGAACGGCGAGGACAGCTCGCGGAAGGCTTCGATGCCGACCTGATCGCCGTCGACCTCGAGGCCCTGACCAGTGTGCCGGTGCACCATCCGGCATCGGCGGTCGTCTATGCCGTCCAGAGCCGCCAGGTCAGCCACGCCTGGGTCGCCGGCAAGGCTCGCCTGACCGATGGTGAATTGGTCGGGCTCGACCGCGACGCCTTGATCCACGAGGCGCGCCACTATGAGAAGACCATGCGTGACGCCTAG
- the ubiG gene encoding bifunctional 2-polyprenyl-6-hydroxyphenol methylase/3-demethylubiquinol 3-O-methyltransferase UbiG codes for MSSEPQASIQDDDVRPGKGYRDNVDAAEVAKFEALASRWWDKESEFKPLHEINPLRLDFIDARAGLAGKHVIDVGCGGGILAEAMAHRGAHVTGIDMGEAPLAVARLHREESGVEVDYRQASAEEMAAEQPGAYDVVTCLEMLEHVPDPAAVVRACATLVKPGGQVFFSTINRNPKAYAFAILGAEYVLRLLPRGTHDYKKFIRPAELASWARAADLNLGEQTGLTYNPLTRRYRLNAEDVSVNYMVQTRRDSE; via the coding sequence ATGAGCAGCGAACCCCAGGCATCGATACAGGATGATGACGTCCGTCCAGGCAAGGGTTACCGCGATAACGTCGATGCCGCCGAAGTGGCCAAGTTCGAGGCATTGGCCAGTCGCTGGTGGGACAAGGAAAGCGAGTTCAAGCCGCTGCATGAGATCAACCCCTTGCGTCTGGACTTCATCGACGCGCGGGCCGGCCTTGCGGGCAAGCATGTCATCGATGTCGGTTGTGGCGGCGGCATCCTCGCCGAGGCCATGGCCCATCGTGGCGCCCACGTGACCGGCATCGACATGGGCGAGGCGCCGCTGGCGGTGGCCCGCCTGCATCGAGAGGAAAGCGGCGTCGAGGTGGACTATCGCCAGGCCAGCGCCGAGGAGATGGCCGCGGAGCAGCCCGGTGCCTACGACGTCGTGACCTGCCTGGAGATGCTCGAGCACGTCCCCGACCCCGCCGCCGTGGTCCGTGCCTGCGCGACCCTGGTCAAGCCGGGAGGTCAGGTGTTCTTCTCGACCATCAATCGCAATCCCAAGGCCTATGCCTTTGCGATCCTCGGCGCCGAATATGTGCTGCGCCTGCTGCCTCGCGGCACCCACGACTACAAGAAGTTCATCCGACCCGCGGAACTGGCCAGCTGGGCACGCGCGGCTGACCTGAACCTTGGCGAACAGACCGGCCTGACCTATAACCCCCTGACCCGGCGCTATCGCCTGAACGCCGAGGATGTCTCGGTGAATTACATGGTCCAGACCCGGCGGGACAGCGAATGA
- a CDS encoding HAD-IA family hydrolase: MSVDTTPLPRALLFDLDGTLVDTAPDLARATNALRAHHGLAALPYETIRAQVSNGGSALVTLALGLERDHARHDPARRFLLDSYGQDVAAESRLFEGLAPLIEAWAIAPRAWGIVTNKPRAYAEPLIEALGLAPGAFLCADDLPVKKPDPAPLWEAVRRIGVAAEECWYIGDHRRDIEAARAAGMTAVAVGYGYLDGTEDVRAWDADHVFDTPGALAMALGH, translated from the coding sequence ATGAGCGTCGACACGACTCCTCTTCCTCGGGCTCTGCTCTTCGATCTGGATGGCACCCTGGTGGATACCGCGCCGGATCTGGCGCGTGCCACCAATGCCCTGCGAGCTCACCACGGCCTGGCCGCCCTGCCCTATGAGACCATCCGTGCCCAGGTCTCCAATGGCGGCAGCGCACTGGTCACCCTGGCCCTGGGGCTCGAGCGTGACCATGCCCGGCATGATCCGGCGCGGCGCTTCCTGCTCGATTCATACGGTCAGGACGTCGCGGCCGAGAGTCGACTGTTCGAGGGGCTGGCGCCGCTCATCGAGGCCTGGGCCATCGCCCCTCGCGCCTGGGGAATCGTCACCAACAAACCACGTGCCTATGCCGAGCCTCTAATCGAGGCCCTGGGCCTGGCACCCGGAGCCTTCCTCTGTGCCGATGACCTGCCGGTCAAGAAACCCGATCCGGCCCCGCTCTGGGAAGCGGTACGCCGTATTGGCGTCGCCGCCGAGGAATGCTGGTATATCGGCGACCACCGCCGGGATATCGAGGCCGCTCGTGCCGCCGGCATGACGGCAGTGGCGGTCGGGTATGGCTATCTGGACGGGACCGAAGATGTACGCGCCTGGGACGCGGACCATGTCTTTGATACGCCGGGCGCGCTCGCGATGGCACTGGGGCATTGA
- a CDS encoding YciK family oxidoreductase: MSCMIDYQARADLLAERVILVTGAGDGIGRAAALSYARHGATVILLGRTTAKLEAVYDAIEAAGGPQPAIFPMNIEGATLKDYHDMAETLDKEFGRLDGILHNASLLGRLTPFEQYNPELWEQVMQVNINGPIWMTQALLPLLKASDDASVILTSSSVGRKGRAFWGAYAVSKAATENFSEILADEMENVSSIRINTLNPGATRTQMRKTAYPAEDPQRLRTPDEIMPTYLWLMGPDSQGHSGERFDAQPPKL, encoded by the coding sequence ATGAGCTGCATGATCGATTATCAGGCCCGTGCCGACCTTCTGGCGGAGCGGGTGATCCTGGTCACCGGGGCCGGCGATGGCATCGGCCGTGCGGCGGCGCTGAGCTACGCTCGGCACGGCGCTACCGTGATCCTGCTGGGACGCACGACCGCCAAGCTGGAGGCCGTTTACGATGCCATCGAGGCAGCAGGTGGCCCTCAGCCGGCCATCTTCCCGATGAACATCGAGGGAGCCACGCTCAAGGATTACCACGACATGGCCGAGACCCTGGACAAGGAGTTCGGCCGGCTCGATGGCATCCTTCACAATGCCAGCCTGCTCGGGCGGCTCACGCCTTTCGAGCAGTACAATCCGGAGCTGTGGGAGCAGGTGATGCAGGTCAACATCAATGGTCCGATCTGGATGACGCAGGCATTGCTGCCGTTGCTCAAGGCATCCGACGATGCTTCGGTAATCCTTACCTCATCGAGTGTGGGGCGCAAGGGGCGGGCCTTCTGGGGCGCCTATGCGGTTTCCAAGGCCGCGACCGAGAACTTCAGCGAGATCCTGGCCGATGAGATGGAGAATGTCTCCAGCATTCGCATCAATACCCTGAACCCGGGCGCCACTCGTACCCAGATGCGCAAGACGGCCTATCCTGCCGAGGATCCTCAGCGATTGCGAACCCCCGACGAGATCATGCCGACCTACCTCTGGCTGATGGGGCCCGATAGCCAGGGCCACAGTGGCGAGCGCTTCGACGCCCAGCCACCCAAGCTCTAG